The proteins below are encoded in one region of Aeromonas jandaei:
- the rpe gene encoding ribulose-phosphate 3-epimerase — protein sequence MKDFLIAPSILSADFARLGDDVAKVLAAGADVVHFDVMDNHYVPNLTIGPMVCQALRDFGIEAPIDVHLMVKPVDRIIPDFAKAGASLITFHPEASDHVDRSLGLIKEMGCQAGLVLNPATSLSCLEYVMDKLDVILLMSVNPGFGGQSFIPGTLDKLRQVRRLIDESGRDIRLEIDGGVKVDNIREIAEAGADMFVAGSAIFGKPDYKAVIDQMRAELAHVKR from the coding sequence ATGAAAGACTTTCTGATTGCCCCCTCGATCCTCTCTGCCGATTTTGCCCGTCTGGGTGACGACGTAGCCAAGGTACTGGCTGCCGGTGCCGACGTGGTTCACTTCGACGTGATGGATAACCACTATGTCCCCAACCTGACCATTGGCCCCATGGTCTGTCAGGCTCTGCGTGACTTTGGTATCGAGGCCCCCATCGACGTGCATCTGATGGTCAAGCCGGTGGATCGCATCATTCCCGATTTTGCCAAGGCGGGTGCTTCCCTTATCACCTTCCATCCGGAGGCGTCTGACCACGTCGACCGTTCTCTGGGCCTGATCAAGGAGATGGGCTGCCAGGCGGGTCTGGTGCTCAATCCGGCTACCTCGCTCTCCTGCCTCGAGTATGTGATGGACAAGCTGGACGTGATCCTGCTGATGTCGGTCAACCCGGGCTTCGGTGGCCAAAGCTTCATCCCCGGCACCCTCGACAAGCTGCGTCAGGTTCGTCGCCTGATCGACGAGAGCGGCCGCGACATTCGCCTCGAGATCGATGGCGGGGTCAAGGTCGACAATATCCGTGAAATCGCCGAAGCGGGTGCCGACATGTTCGTCGCCGGCTCTGCCATCTTCGGCAAGCCCGATTACAAAGCGGTGATCGATCAGATGCGTGCGGAGTTGGCTCATGTCAAACGCTGA
- a CDS encoding aspartate aminotransferase family protein, which produces MSELLAVTREVFDEVMVPNYAPAKIIPVRGEGSRVWDQDGREYVDFAGGIAVNGLGHCHPKLVEALKSQGEKLWHLSNVMTNEPALRLAKKLVAATFADKVYFCNSGAEANEAALKLARRYAIEKFGEQKTQIIAFNQGFHGRTFFTVSVGGQAAYSDGFGPKPGDITHVPYNDLAALADVISDNTCAVVMEPLQGEGGIIRPTDEFAKGVRELCDKHNALLIYDEVQSGVGRTGELYAYMGLGVTPDILTSAKALGGGFPIGAMLTTNEIASYLKVGTHGSTYGGNPLACAVAEAVIDVINTPEVLAGIKQREQLFRDGLEAINAKYHCFSEIRGKGLLLGAALSEEYKGRSRDFLLASIDQGLMALVAGTNVVRFAPSLVIPEADIKEGLARFEKAVAQVVNA; this is translated from the coding sequence ATGTCAGAGTTGTTGGCAGTGACACGTGAAGTGTTTGATGAAGTGATGGTTCCCAACTATGCGCCGGCCAAGATCATCCCGGTTCGTGGCGAAGGATCACGTGTCTGGGATCAGGATGGTCGCGAGTATGTCGACTTTGCCGGGGGCATCGCCGTAAACGGCCTTGGCCACTGCCATCCCAAGCTGGTCGAGGCCCTGAAAAGCCAGGGCGAGAAGCTGTGGCACCTCTCCAACGTGATGACCAACGAGCCGGCCCTGCGTCTGGCCAAGAAGCTGGTCGCCGCCACCTTTGCCGACAAGGTCTACTTCTGCAACTCCGGCGCCGAGGCCAACGAGGCCGCCCTCAAGCTGGCCCGCCGCTACGCCATCGAGAAGTTCGGTGAGCAGAAGACCCAGATCATCGCCTTCAATCAGGGCTTCCACGGTCGCACCTTCTTTACCGTGAGCGTCGGCGGTCAGGCTGCCTACTCCGATGGTTTCGGGCCCAAGCCCGGTGACATCACTCACGTCCCCTACAACGATCTGGCCGCGCTGGCTGACGTGATCTCCGACAACACCTGCGCCGTGGTGATGGAGCCGCTGCAGGGGGAGGGGGGCATCATTCGTCCCACCGACGAGTTTGCCAAAGGGGTGCGCGAGCTGTGCGACAAGCACAATGCCCTGCTCATCTATGACGAAGTACAGTCCGGTGTCGGTCGTACCGGCGAGCTCTACGCCTACATGGGGCTTGGCGTCACGCCGGACATCCTCACCAGCGCCAAGGCACTGGGTGGCGGTTTCCCCATCGGCGCCATGCTGACTACCAACGAAATAGCCTCTTACCTGAAAGTGGGTACTCACGGCTCTACTTACGGTGGCAACCCGCTGGCCTGTGCGGTGGCGGAAGCGGTGATCGATGTGATCAACACCCCGGAGGTGCTGGCGGGTATCAAGCAGCGCGAGCAGCTGTTCCGTGATGGGCTTGAAGCCATCAATGCCAAGTACCACTGCTTCAGCGAAATCCGCGGCAAGGGGCTGCTGCTGGGCGCCGCTCTGAGCGAAGAGTACAAGGGGCGCTCGCGCGACTTCCTGCTGGCCTCCATCGATCAGGGGCTGATGGCGCTGGTTGCCGGCACCAACGTGGTTCGTTTTGCTCCCTCATTGGTGATCCCGGAAGCGGACATCAAGGAGGGGTTGGCCCGCTTCGAGAAGGCGGTCGCCCAGGTGGTTAACGCCTGA
- a CDS encoding MDR family MFS transporter: MSPKTIFSSVALVIALGSLEKSIVTTPLPMIGAELHAGGALTWVVTAYLLAATAVLPLYGKLSDLFGRVRMLNIGIGLFLAGSVACALSQDLQTLLAARVLQGLGGGGLIALAFTVIADTIPPREVGKYQGYISAVYAVSSIAGPLLGGYFTEQLSWRWIFWINLPLGALAVFLINRNLKQLNVRRHSRFDWKGAGLLITVTTLTLLLLSPEAALPAVWLSAALGVALLLLILIERRAHDPILPAHLARLPGYLVSVLLVMLSQLLMFAVLVYLPLQMQWQKGMSASESGAIMVIFMICITAGAFVGGKLIGRTGHYKSFVAVGFGLAAVALWQIHFDAWVRLALGFAGIGLGLVLPALSVVVQNALPRQDRGIGMSLFNFGRELGGAVGVAICSMLFHFRLPAGSDGDLSRLAPDLLAPGFSATYIGMALIATLALLITLLALKRHELASISA, encoded by the coding sequence ATGTCCCCGAAAACCATCTTCTCGAGTGTGGCGCTGGTGATCGCACTGGGATCACTGGAAAAAAGCATCGTCACTACCCCGCTGCCCATGATTGGCGCCGAACTGCATGCCGGTGGCGCCCTCACCTGGGTGGTCACCGCCTACCTGTTGGCGGCCACCGCCGTGTTGCCCCTCTACGGCAAGCTGAGCGATCTCTTTGGTCGGGTACGGATGCTCAATATCGGCATCGGCCTGTTTCTGGCAGGCTCGGTGGCCTGCGCCCTCTCTCAGGATCTGCAGACCCTGCTGGCAGCGCGGGTGCTGCAAGGGCTGGGGGGCGGCGGTCTGATTGCCCTCGCGTTTACCGTGATTGCCGACACCATTCCGCCGCGGGAGGTGGGCAAGTATCAGGGCTACATTTCGGCGGTCTATGCGGTCTCCAGCATCGCCGGCCCCTTGCTCGGCGGCTACTTCACCGAGCAACTCAGCTGGCGCTGGATCTTCTGGATCAATCTGCCGCTCGGGGCGCTGGCAGTCTTTCTCATCAACCGCAACCTCAAGCAGCTCAACGTGCGCCGCCACAGTCGCTTCGACTGGAAGGGGGCGGGTCTGCTGATTACCGTCACCACGCTCACCCTGTTGCTGCTCTCGCCGGAGGCGGCGCTGCCCGCCGTCTGGCTCTCGGCGGCGCTGGGCGTTGCGTTGCTGTTGCTCATTCTGATTGAGCGGCGCGCCCACGACCCCATATTGCCTGCCCATCTGGCCCGGTTGCCCGGCTATCTGGTGAGCGTGCTGCTGGTGATGCTCTCCCAGCTGCTGATGTTTGCCGTGCTGGTCTATCTGCCGTTGCAGATGCAGTGGCAGAAGGGGATGAGCGCCAGCGAGAGCGGCGCCATCATGGTCATCTTCATGATTTGCATCACTGCCGGCGCTTTTGTCGGCGGCAAGTTGATTGGCCGTACCGGTCACTACAAGAGCTTTGTCGCGGTGGGCTTTGGCCTCGCGGCGGTGGCGCTCTGGCAGATCCACTTCGATGCTTGGGTCAGGCTGGCGCTCGGGTTTGCCGGTATCGGTCTGGGTCTGGTGCTGCCCGCCCTCTCGGTGGTGGTGCAAAATGCCCTGCCACGGCAGGATCGCGGCATCGGCATGTCGCTGTTCAACTTCGGGCGTGAGCTCGGCGGTGCCGTCGGCGTGGCCATTTGCTCCATGCTGTTCCACTTCCGCCTGCCAGCCGGTAGTGATGGCGATTTGAGCCGGCTCGCCCCCGATCTGCTGGCCCCGGGCTTCAGCGCGACCTATATCGGTATGGCACTGATCGCCACGCTGGCGCTGCTCATCACATTGCTGGCGTTGAAGCGCCATGAGCTAGCCTCCATCAGCGCCTGA
- a CDS encoding aminodeoxychorismate synthase component II, with protein MLLLIDNYDSFTWNLVQYFGALGQEVEVRRNDELTLTDIERLSPRFLVISPGPCTPNEAGISLDAITHFAGKLPILGVCLGHQSLAQSFGARVVRARQVMHGKTSLIRHRGEGVFCGLKDPLRVTRYHSLVVERETLPDCFEITAWSEHADGSFDEIMGLRHKTLNIEGVQFHPESILSEQGHLLLANFLTCS; from the coding sequence ATGTTGCTGTTAATTGATAACTACGACTCCTTTACCTGGAATCTGGTGCAATATTTTGGTGCGCTGGGTCAGGAGGTAGAGGTCAGACGCAATGATGAACTGACGCTGACCGATATCGAGCGGTTATCTCCCCGTTTTCTGGTTATCTCTCCCGGCCCCTGTACTCCCAACGAGGCAGGTATCTCTCTCGACGCCATCACCCATTTCGCTGGCAAGCTGCCCATTCTCGGCGTCTGCCTTGGTCATCAGTCGCTGGCGCAGTCGTTTGGTGCCCGCGTGGTTCGCGCGCGTCAGGTAATGCACGGCAAGACCTCCCTCATCCGTCATCGCGGCGAAGGGGTATTCTGCGGTCTCAAGGATCCCTTGCGGGTGACCCGATATCATTCGCTGGTGGTGGAGCGCGAGACGCTGCCCGACTGCTTCGAGATCACCGCCTGGAGCGAGCATGCCGATGGCTCGTTCGACGAGATCATGGGGCTGCGCCACAAGACGCTCAACATCGAGGGTGTACAGTTCCATCCGGAGAGTATTTTGAGTGAACAGGGCCATTTGCTACTGGCCAATTTTCTGACCTGTTCATAA
- a CDS encoding DUF1338 domain-containing protein — protein MQKDIDTLFSHLWDNYIKVTPSALKVHALLGGGEPIINDHIAFRTYNLPKLGLEKLAAHFLALGYEQKGEYVFKAKKLNAKHFEHKDPDAPKVFISALKVEELSAGAQAIIHKLADQVPEHLTDTPAFLYAGAPWQVSYADYQTLLAESEYAAWMAAWGYRANHFTVNINKLKDFDTIEQVNAALKAAGFVLNSVGGEVKGDPQVMLEQSSTMADKADVPFSDGVRTIPSCFYEFALRYPQPDGVLYPGFVEASADKIFESTNAM, from the coding sequence ATGCAAAAGGATATCGACACCCTGTTTAGTCATCTGTGGGACAACTACATCAAGGTGACACCAAGCGCCCTTAAAGTGCATGCCCTGCTGGGGGGCGGTGAGCCCATCATCAACGACCACATTGCCTTTCGTACCTACAACCTGCCCAAACTGGGGCTGGAGAAGCTGGCCGCCCACTTTCTGGCACTCGGTTACGAGCAGAAGGGAGAGTATGTGTTCAAGGCCAAGAAGCTCAACGCCAAGCACTTTGAGCACAAGGATCCCGATGCTCCCAAGGTGTTTATCAGCGCGCTGAAGGTCGAAGAGCTCTCCGCAGGCGCGCAGGCCATCATCCACAAGCTGGCGGATCAGGTGCCCGAGCATCTGACCGATACCCCGGCATTTCTCTACGCCGGTGCCCCCTGGCAGGTCTCTTACGCTGATTACCAGACCCTGCTGGCGGAGAGCGAGTATGCTGCTTGGATGGCAGCCTGGGGTTATCGTGCCAACCACTTCACGGTCAATATCAACAAGTTGAAGGACTTCGACACCATCGAGCAGGTCAACGCGGCGCTCAAGGCGGCGGGTTTTGTCCTCAACAGCGTGGGTGGCGAGGTGAAAGGGGATCCGCAGGTCATGCTGGAGCAATCCTCCACCATGGCCGACAAGGCGGATGTGCCGTTCAGCGATGGCGTGCGTACCATCCCGAGCTGCTTCTACGAGTTTGCCCTGCGCTACCCGCAACCAGACGGCGTGCTCTATCCGGGTTTCGTCGAGGCGTCGGCCGACAAGATCTTCGAATCGACCAACGCGATGTAA
- the astD gene encoding succinylglutamate-semialdehyde dehydrogenase, with protein sequence MSQLVQFIDGQWLAGEGKPFESRDPAKNEVIWQGAAASAAQVDAAVKAARAAFYHWSDMDLEDRLTIVRRYADLLGEHKEALALTIARETGKPLWETRTEVAAMQGKIAISIRAHDERTGMVENPMPGAKAFVRHKPHGVVAVFGPYNFPGHLPNGHIVPALIAGNAVVFKPSELTPMVAEAMLKVWQEAGLPKGVINLVQGEVETGKALAGNPDIDGLFFTGSSRTGHFLHQQFAGQPGKILALEMGGNNPLIVKEVSDIDGAVHAIVQSAFITSGQRCTCSRRLFVERGERGDALVKRLVEVVGKIKVGLYDATEQPFMGAMISEKAAIGMVEAQANLQQLGGESLQVLEHLKAGTGFVSPGIIDVTAISALPDEEYFGPLLQLIRYDDFDAAIDLANATRYGLSAGLLGDKEADWNHFFKRIRAGIVNWNKPITGASSAAPFGGIGASGNHRASAYYAADYCAYPVASVEDSKAAMPEQLSPGLFF encoded by the coding sequence ATGAGCCAGTTAGTGCAATTTATCGACGGTCAGTGGCTTGCCGGTGAAGGCAAGCCGTTCGAGTCACGGGATCCGGCCAAAAACGAGGTGATCTGGCAGGGCGCTGCCGCCAGTGCGGCTCAGGTCGATGCAGCCGTCAAGGCCGCCCGCGCCGCCTTCTACCACTGGTCTGATATGGATCTCGAGGATCGCCTGACCATAGTGCGTCGCTATGCCGACCTGCTGGGTGAGCACAAGGAGGCGCTGGCACTCACCATCGCCCGCGAAACCGGCAAACCGCTGTGGGAGACCCGCACCGAAGTGGCCGCCATGCAGGGCAAGATCGCCATCTCCATCCGCGCCCATGACGAGCGCACCGGGATGGTGGAAAACCCCATGCCGGGCGCCAAGGCGTTTGTCCGTCACAAGCCCCACGGTGTGGTGGCGGTCTTTGGCCCCTACAACTTCCCGGGCCATCTGCCCAACGGTCATATCGTACCGGCGCTGATCGCGGGTAATGCCGTGGTGTTCAAACCCTCCGAACTGACCCCCATGGTGGCGGAAGCCATGCTCAAGGTGTGGCAGGAAGCGGGGCTGCCCAAAGGGGTCATCAATCTGGTGCAGGGCGAAGTCGAGACCGGTAAGGCGCTGGCGGGCAACCCCGATATCGATGGCCTCTTCTTTACCGGTTCCTCCCGTACCGGTCATTTCCTCCATCAGCAGTTTGCCGGCCAGCCGGGCAAAATTCTGGCCCTCGAGATGGGTGGCAACAACCCGCTGATCGTGAAAGAGGTGAGTGACATCGACGGTGCTGTCCATGCCATCGTCCAGTCGGCGTTTATTACCTCCGGTCAGCGCTGCACCTGCTCGCGCCGTCTGTTTGTCGAGCGCGGCGAGCGTGGCGATGCCCTGGTCAAGCGACTGGTCGAGGTGGTGGGCAAGATCAAGGTCGGCCTCTATGACGCCACAGAACAGCCGTTTATGGGGGCGATGATCAGCGAGAAAGCTGCGATTGGCATGGTCGAAGCACAAGCCAACCTGCAACAGCTGGGCGGCGAGAGCCTGCAGGTGCTTGAGCACCTGAAAGCGGGCACCGGCTTTGTCTCCCCGGGCATCATCGATGTCACTGCGATCAGCGCGCTGCCGGACGAAGAGTACTTCGGCCCGCTGCTGCAGTTGATCCGCTATGACGATTTCGATGCGGCCATCGATCTGGCCAATGCCACTCGCTACGGCCTCTCGGCCGGTCTGCTGGGTGACAAGGAGGCGGACTGGAATCACTTCTTCAAGCGGATCCGTGCCGGCATCGTCAACTGGAACAAACCCATAACCGGTGCCTCCAGTGCCGCGCCGTTTGGCGGTATCGGCGCTTCCGGCAACCACAGGGCGAGCGCCTACTACGCCGCTGACTACTGTGCCTATCCGGTTGCGTCGGTCGAAGACAGCAAGGCGGCTATGCCTGAGCAGCTCTCGCCGGGCCTCTTCTTCTAA
- a CDS encoding Dam family site-specific DNA-(adenine-N6)-methyltransferase: protein MKKTRAFLKWAGGKYSLVEEIAERLPAGRVLLEPFVGAGSVFLNTDYDAYVLNDINPDLIALYNHLKETPDHFIDEARKLFVAEHNHKAAYYRLRTQFNQTDTSFERSLLFLFLNRHGFNGLCRYNKKGGFNVPFGSYKKPYFPEKELWAFAEKAQKATFICESYADAIKRAEEDWVIYCDPPYAPLSTTASFTTYAAGGFTLDDQAVLARLARHTAAHKGVPVLISNHDIELTRELYRGARLDEILVKRTISRNGGTRNKVAELLALYPPGIEPEQGYYPSDSELLPLS, encoded by the coding sequence ATGAAAAAAACACGCGCTTTTTTAAAATGGGCCGGGGGAAAATACTCCCTGGTTGAAGAGATCGCCGAGCGTTTGCCAGCCGGGCGTGTGTTGCTGGAGCCTTTCGTCGGGGCCGGTTCTGTCTTCCTCAATACCGACTACGACGCCTATGTGCTCAATGACATCAATCCGGATCTGATCGCCCTCTATAACCATCTCAAAGAGACACCGGATCACTTCATCGACGAAGCGCGCAAGCTGTTTGTGGCCGAACATAACCACAAGGCTGCATACTACCGGCTGCGTACCCAGTTCAACCAGACCGATACCAGCTTCGAGCGCTCCCTGCTGTTCCTCTTCCTCAACCGCCACGGCTTCAATGGCCTGTGCCGTTATAACAAGAAGGGGGGATTCAACGTCCCGTTCGGTTCCTACAAAAAGCCCTACTTCCCGGAGAAGGAGCTGTGGGCCTTTGCCGAGAAGGCGCAGAAAGCGACTTTTATTTGCGAAAGCTACGCCGATGCCATCAAGCGGGCCGAAGAGGATTGGGTTATCTACTGCGATCCTCCCTATGCGCCGCTCTCTACCACGGCGAGCTTCACCACCTATGCAGCCGGCGGCTTTACGCTGGACGATCAGGCGGTACTTGCCCGTCTGGCGCGGCACACCGCAGCCCACAAGGGGGTGCCGGTACTCATCAGCAATCACGACATCGAACTGACCCGCGAGCTCTATCGCGGCGCCCGTCTCGACGAGATCCTGGTTAAACGCACCATCAGCCGCAATGGGGGCACCCGCAACAAGGTGGCCGAATTGCTGGCGCTCTATCCGCCCGGAATCGAACCGGAGCAGGGCTACTATCCCAGCGACAGCGAGCTGTTGCCGCTGAGCTAG
- the astA gene encoding arginine N-succinyltransferase has translation MLVIRPIEQKDFAGLKTCAIESGTGMTSLPVNDELLQRKIDASTQTFSDKPAGKGDCLYFFVAEDLETGEMVGTCAIDAAVGLSQPFYNYHIGKVVHSSPKLGIYNVVETLTLSNDYTGNTELCTLFLRECAREGLNGRLLSKHRFLFMAEHPELFDETVFAEMRGVSDGNGHSPFYEWLQTHFFSMDFPTVDYLTGIGKKRFIAELMPKYPIYVNLLSKEARAVIGQTHEKTRPAIKMLQDEGFVNRGYVDIFDAGPAVECELKNIRSVRRSQKLRVLIGEPIGGRTHLLCNSRFEQYRACYGNIRVDLDKHEAIIPPKMAAALKVQDGDMVRVVDLD, from the coding sequence ATGTTGGTTATCCGTCCCATCGAGCAAAAAGATTTTGCCGGGCTCAAGACCTGCGCCATCGAGTCCGGCACCGGCATGACCTCGTTGCCCGTCAACGATGAGCTGCTGCAGCGCAAGATCGACGCTTCTACCCAAACTTTTTCCGACAAGCCGGCCGGCAAGGGGGACTGCCTCTACTTCTTTGTGGCCGAGGATCTCGAGACCGGCGAGATGGTAGGGACCTGCGCCATAGATGCGGCAGTCGGTCTCTCCCAGCCGTTTTACAACTACCACATCGGCAAGGTGGTGCACTCTTCGCCCAAACTCGGCATCTACAACGTGGTCGAGACGCTGACTCTCTCCAATGACTACACCGGCAATACCGAGCTTTGCACCCTGTTCCTGCGCGAATGTGCCCGCGAGGGGCTCAACGGCCGCCTGCTCTCCAAGCACCGCTTCCTGTTTATGGCCGAGCACCCGGAGCTGTTTGACGAAACCGTCTTTGCCGAGATGCGCGGCGTCTCCGATGGCAATGGCCACAGCCCCTTCTACGAGTGGCTGCAGACCCATTTCTTCTCGATGGATTTTCCCACCGTCGACTACCTTACCGGGATCGGCAAGAAGCGCTTTATCGCCGAGCTGATGCCCAAGTACCCCATCTACGTCAACTTGCTGAGCAAGGAGGCGCGCGCTGTTATCGGCCAGACCCACGAGAAGACCCGTCCGGCCATCAAGATGCTGCAGGACGAGGGATTCGTGAATCGCGGCTATGTCGATATCTTCGATGCGGGGCCGGCGGTCGAGTGCGAGTTGAAGAACATCCGCAGCGTGCGTCGCAGCCAGAAACTGCGGGTGCTGATCGGCGAGCCCATCGGCGGCCGCACCCACCTGCTCTGCAACAGCCGTTTCGAACAGTACCGTGCCTGCTATGGCAATATCCGCGTCGATCTCGACAAGCACGAGGCCATTATCCCGCCCAAGATGGCGGCAGCACTCAAGGTGCAGGATGGCGACATGGTGCGGGTAGTCGACCTCGACTGA
- the trpS gene encoding tryptophan--tRNA ligase has protein sequence MTKPIVLSGAQPSGQLTIGNYMGALRQWVNMQDEYDCLYCIVDLHAITTRQDPVALRKACLDAAALYLAVGIDPKKSTVFIQSHVPQHAELGWILNCYTQMGELSRMTQFKDKSARFENNVNVGLFGYPVLMAADILLYQANQVPVGNDQKQHLELTRDICTRFNNLYGEVFTMPEPFIPTEGARVMSLQDPTKKMSKSDDNEANFIGLLEDPKQIIKKIKRAVTDSDDPAVVRFDPENKPGVSNLLTLMSGVTGRSIPELEQHFEGKMYGHLKTETAEAVVALLEPIQARFNELRQDEAHLIAILAEGAQKARERAEKTLTSVYDVVGFVPRA, from the coding sequence ATGACCAAACCAATCGTATTGAGCGGGGCGCAGCCCTCCGGTCAGCTGACCATCGGCAACTACATGGGCGCGCTGCGTCAGTGGGTCAACATGCAGGATGAGTACGACTGCCTCTACTGCATCGTCGACCTGCATGCCATCACCACCCGCCAGGATCCGGTGGCCCTGCGCAAGGCCTGTCTCGATGCGGCCGCCCTCTATCTGGCGGTCGGTATCGATCCCAAGAAGAGCACCGTTTTCATCCAGTCTCACGTGCCGCAGCACGCCGAGCTGGGCTGGATCCTCAACTGCTACACCCAGATGGGTGAGCTGTCGCGCATGACCCAGTTCAAGGACAAGTCCGCCCGTTTCGAGAACAACGTCAACGTCGGCCTGTTCGGTTATCCGGTGCTGATGGCCGCTGATATTCTGCTCTATCAGGCCAATCAGGTGCCGGTCGGCAACGACCAGAAGCAGCATCTCGAGCTGACCCGCGATATCTGCACCCGTTTCAACAACCTCTATGGTGAGGTGTTCACCATGCCGGAGCCCTTCATTCCGACCGAAGGGGCGCGGGTGATGAGCCTGCAGGATCCGACCAAGAAGATGTCCAAGTCGGATGACAACGAGGCCAACTTCATCGGCCTGCTGGAAGATCCCAAGCAGATCATCAAGAAGATCAAGCGTGCGGTAACCGACTCCGACGATCCGGCCGTGGTGCGTTTCGATCCGGAAAACAAACCGGGCGTCTCCAACCTGCTGACCCTGATGTCCGGTGTGACCGGCCGCTCTATCCCCGAGCTGGAACAGCATTTTGAAGGCAAGATGTACGGTCACCTCAAGACCGAAACCGCCGAGGCGGTTGTCGCACTGCTGGAGCCGATTCAGGCCCGTTTCAATGAGCTGCGTCAGGATGAGGCCCATCTGATTGCGATTTTGGCCGAAGGGGCACAAAAGGCGCGTGAAAGGGCTGAAAAAACTTTGACCAGCGTATATGATGTAGTCGGCTTCGTTCCTCGAGCCTGA
- a CDS encoding HAD family hydrolase: MSEQYRFDHYDALIFDMDGTLVDSMPLHLDAWELTCAEFGIPFKREQLYQYGGIPTRKIIAMLAEQQGLEVDTDAFARRKIALYMEHIDKVSVFPRMWELVRHYHGKVPMGIGTGSPRNQAESILKSTGLDAYISVVVSADDVINHKPHPDTFLQVAEQLGANPANCLVFEDTQIGLEAGKAAGMDTVLVLEGEWHPR; the protein is encoded by the coding sequence ATGAGCGAGCAGTACCGGTTTGATCACTACGATGCCCTTATTTTCGATATGGATGGCACTCTGGTTGATTCCATGCCCCTCCACCTCGATGCCTGGGAGCTTACCTGCGCCGAATTCGGCATCCCCTTCAAGCGGGAGCAGCTCTACCAGTACGGCGGCATTCCGACTCGCAAGATCATCGCCATGCTGGCCGAGCAGCAGGGACTGGAGGTAGATACCGACGCCTTCGCCCGCCGCAAGATTGCCCTCTACATGGAGCATATCGACAAGGTCAGCGTCTTCCCCCGGATGTGGGAGCTGGTCAGGCACTACCACGGCAAGGTGCCGATGGGGATTGGTACCGGTTCACCGCGCAATCAGGCGGAGTCGATCCTGAAGAGTACCGGTCTCGACGCCTATATCTCTGTGGTGGTGAGCGCCGATGACGTCATCAACCACAAGCCGCACCCGGACACCTTCTTGCAGGTAGCCGAACAGCTGGGGGCCAATCCGGCCAACTGTCTGGTGTTTGAAGATACCCAGATCGGGCTTGAGGCAGGCAAGGCGGCAGGTATGGATACCGTGCTGGTGCTTGAGGGAGAGTGGCACCCGAGATAA